The Kitasatospora setae KM-6054 genome contains a region encoding:
- a CDS encoding ABC transporter permease, with product MSTLALAVRDSSTMLRRNLLHARRYPSLTLNLLLTPVMLLLLFVYVFGGAMSGGLGRSAYVAYLVPGILLMTIGSTVVGTAVSMATDMNEGIVARFRTMAIHRGSVLLGRVAGSVLQSVASVVLVGAVGVAIGFRSHDANVLEWLAAFGLLVFFSLALTWIAVGMGLGSPSAEAASNAALPLILLPLISSAFVPLHSMPGWFQPIAEYQPFTPAIETLRGLLLGTPIGDNWWIALLWCAALTVLGYRWSRAQFDRDPK from the coding sequence ATGAGCACGCTCGCCCTCGCCGTCCGCGACTCGTCCACCATGCTGCGGCGCAACCTGCTGCACGCCCGCCGCTACCCCTCGCTCACCCTGAACCTGCTGCTCACCCCGGTGATGCTGCTGCTGCTCTTCGTCTACGTCTTCGGCGGCGCGATGAGCGGCGGCCTCGGCCGCAGCGCCTACGTCGCCTACCTGGTGCCCGGCATCCTGCTGATGACCATCGGCTCCACCGTGGTCGGCACCGCCGTGTCGATGGCCACCGACATGAACGAGGGCATCGTCGCCCGGTTCCGCACCATGGCGATCCACCGCGGCTCGGTGCTGCTGGGCCGGGTGGCAGGCAGCGTGCTGCAGTCGGTGGCCAGCGTGGTGCTGGTCGGCGCGGTCGGGGTGGCGATCGGGTTCCGCTCGCACGACGCGAACGTGCTGGAGTGGCTGGCCGCGTTCGGCCTGCTGGTGTTCTTCTCGCTCGCCCTGACCTGGATCGCCGTCGGCATGGGCCTGGGCAGCCCCAGCGCGGAGGCCGCCAGCAACGCCGCGCTGCCGCTGATCCTGCTGCCGCTGATCTCCAGCGCGTTCGTCCCGCTGCACTCGATGCCCGGCTGGTTCCAGCCGATCGCCGAGTACCAGCCCTTCACCCCCGCCATCGAGACCCTGCGCGGCCTGCTGCTCGGCACCCCGATCGGCGACAACTGGTGGATCGCCCTGCTCTGGTGCGCGGCCCTCACCGTCCTCGGCTACCGCTGGTCCCGCGCGCAGTTCGACCGCGACCCGAAGTAA
- a CDS encoding SigE family RNA polymerase sigma factor: MSRETEDDAYAAFVEEAWPRHLRTATLIAGNRDLGEELLQDCLVKLYVRWQRVSVDDPHAYLRRMLVNGNISRWRRFRRETLTAEIPEPASGHSGPADDDTADALHRALRALPLKQRAVVVLRYVEDLTEKDTAAVLGCSVGTVKSHHARAMTRLRTVLSGTWWKHQEVAAR, from the coding sequence GTGAGTCGAGAAACCGAGGACGACGCCTACGCGGCCTTCGTCGAGGAGGCGTGGCCGCGGCACCTGCGGACGGCCACGCTGATAGCGGGCAACCGCGACCTGGGGGAGGAACTGCTCCAGGACTGCCTGGTCAAGCTGTACGTGCGCTGGCAGCGGGTCAGCGTGGACGACCCGCACGCGTACCTGCGGCGGATGCTGGTCAACGGCAACATCAGCCGCTGGCGCAGGTTCCGCCGGGAGACGCTCACCGCCGAGATCCCGGAGCCGGCGTCCGGCCACTCCGGCCCGGCCGACGACGACACCGCGGACGCGCTGCACCGCGCCCTGCGGGCGCTGCCGCTCAAGCAGCGCGCCGTGGTGGTCCTCCGCTACGTCGAGGACCTGACGGAGAAGGACACCGCCGCCGTCCTCGGCTGTTCGGTGGGCACCGTGAAGAGTCACCACGCGCGGGCTATGACCCGCCTGCGCACGGTCCTGTCGGGGACGTGGTGGAAGCACCAGGAGGTGGCTGCCCGATGA
- a CDS encoding serine hydrolase domain-containing protein, producing MGARTTGRRLAATAAIGALVVALTAGAAGAAPVAGHRGGPDAAALRASIADLSGAGATSAVVLADGEGGRWSGTSGTGDPATGRPVKADGRFRIGSISKVFTATVLLQLAAEHRIDLDGTVQHYLPDALPAGYPPVTVRQLLNHTSGLPGGDGLLAPDGSADDGGAAWFAAHAADRWTPRQVLDTLAGEPMGFAPGTAQQYNGVNYFLAGLLVERVTGRSFEREVTERVLRPLGLRRTSVPAATDTALPDPSAHAVLAVPRAGGGSDLVDVTRQSPWPWAEGGMVSTAPDLDRFLSALLRGELLPPAQQAELFAVPDVPNFRNKNCDLGPTAGRACFSTGLMRFTPAPGVELWGKTGSRPGYTSAVFATRDASRELVYSFTPTSRQGVPFPDQYRVAAAAFDLPAL from the coding sequence ATGGGCGCGAGGACGACGGGACGCCGGCTGGCGGCCACGGCGGCGATCGGCGCGCTGGTGGTGGCGCTGACCGCCGGGGCGGCCGGGGCCGCGCCGGTCGCGGGGCACCGTGGCGGGCCGGACGCGGCCGCGTTGCGGGCCTCGATCGCCGACCTGTCCGGCGCGGGGGCGACCAGCGCGGTGGTGCTGGCCGACGGCGAGGGGGGCCGCTGGAGCGGCACCTCCGGCACCGGCGACCCGGCGACCGGCCGGCCGGTGAAGGCGGACGGGCGGTTCCGGATCGGCAGCATCTCCAAGGTCTTCACCGCGACGGTGCTGCTGCAACTGGCCGCCGAGCACCGGATCGACCTGGACGGCACCGTCCAGCACTACCTGCCGGACGCCCTGCCGGCGGGCTACCCGCCGGTGACGGTCCGCCAGCTGCTGAACCACACCAGCGGCCTGCCCGGCGGCGACGGCCTGCTCGCCCCGGACGGCAGCGCCGACGACGGCGGGGCCGCCTGGTTCGCCGCGCACGCCGCCGACCGCTGGACGCCCCGGCAGGTGCTCGACACGCTGGCCGGGGAGCCGATGGGGTTCGCCCCGGGCACCGCCCAGCAGTACAACGGCGTCAACTACTTCCTGGCGGGCCTGCTGGTCGAGCGGGTCACCGGCCGGAGCTTCGAGCGGGAGGTCACCGAGCGGGTGCTGCGCCCGCTGGGCCTGCGGCGCACCTCGGTGCCCGCCGCCACCGACACCGCCCTGCCGGACCCGTCCGCGCACGCTGTGCTGGCCGTGCCGCGGGCCGGCGGCGGCAGCGACCTGGTGGACGTCACCCGGCAGAGCCCGTGGCCGTGGGCCGAGGGCGGCATGGTCTCCACCGCGCCCGACCTGGACCGCTTCCTGTCGGCGCTGCTGCGCGGCGAGCTGCTGCCGCCCGCCCAGCAGGCCGAGCTGTTCGCCGTCCCGGACGTGCCGAACTTCCGCAACAAGAACTGCGACCTCGGCCCGACCGCCGGACGGGCCTGCTTCAGCACCGGCCTGATGCGCTTCACCCCGGCGCCCGGCGTCGAGCTGTGGGGCAAGACCGGCAGCCGCCCGGGCTACACCAGCGCGGTGTTCGCCACCCGGGACGCCTCCCGCGAGCTGGTGTACTCCTTCACTCCGACCTCCCGGCAGGGCGTCCCGTTCCCCGACCAGTACCGGGTCGCCGCCGCCGCGTTCGACCTGCCCGCGCTCTGA
- the gap gene encoding type I glyceraldehyde-3-phosphate dehydrogenase encodes MTRIAVNGFGRIGRNVLRALLERDSKLEVVAVNDLTEPTALGRLLAYDTTSGRLGRPVAVEGDTLVVDGRRIKVLAERNPADLPWAELGVDIVLEATGRFTSADAARAHLAAGAKKVLVSAPSDGADVTLAYGVNTEAYDPAAHTIVSNASCTTNALAPLAAVLDELAGIEHGFMTTVHAYTQEQNLQDGPHRDPRRARAAAVNIVPTTTGAAKAIGLVLPQLDGKLSGDSIRVPVPVGSIVELNTVVARDVTREEVLAAYREAAAGKLAGVLEYSEDPLVSSDITGNPASSIFDSELTRVDGRHIKVVAWYDNEWGFSNRVIDTLELLAAS; translated from the coding sequence ATGACCCGCATCGCCGTCAACGGATTCGGCCGGATCGGCCGCAACGTGCTGCGCGCCCTGCTGGAGCGCGACAGCAAGCTGGAGGTCGTCGCCGTCAACGACCTGACCGAGCCCACCGCGCTCGGCCGGCTGCTCGCCTACGACACCACCTCGGGCCGGCTCGGCCGCCCGGTCGCCGTCGAGGGCGACACCCTGGTGGTCGACGGCCGCCGGATCAAGGTCCTCGCCGAGCGGAACCCGGCCGACCTGCCCTGGGCCGAGCTCGGCGTCGACATCGTGCTGGAGGCCACCGGCCGGTTCACCTCCGCCGACGCCGCCCGCGCCCACCTGGCCGCCGGCGCGAAGAAGGTCCTGGTCTCCGCGCCGTCCGACGGCGCCGACGTGACGCTCGCCTACGGCGTCAACACCGAGGCGTACGACCCGGCCGCGCACACCATCGTCTCCAACGCGTCCTGCACCACCAACGCGCTCGCCCCGCTGGCCGCCGTCCTCGACGAACTCGCCGGCATCGAGCACGGGTTCATGACCACCGTGCACGCCTACACCCAGGAGCAGAACCTCCAGGACGGCCCGCACCGCGACCCGCGCCGGGCCCGCGCCGCCGCCGTCAACATCGTCCCGACCACCACCGGCGCCGCCAAGGCGATCGGCCTGGTGCTGCCGCAGCTGGACGGCAAGCTCTCCGGCGACTCGATCCGGGTGCCGGTGCCGGTCGGCTCGATCGTCGAGCTGAACACCGTCGTCGCCCGCGACGTCACCCGCGAGGAGGTGCTCGCCGCCTACCGCGAGGCCGCCGCCGGCAAGCTGGCGGGCGTGCTGGAGTACTCGGAGGACCCGCTGGTCTCCTCCGACATCACCGGCAACCCGGCGTCCTCGATCTTCGACTCCGAACTGACCCGGGTCGACGGCCGCCACATCAAGGTGGTCGCCTGGTACGACAACGAGTGGGGCTTCTCGAACCGGGTGATCGACACCCTGGAACTGCTCGCCGCGAGCTGA
- a CDS encoding GlxA family transcriptional regulator, giving the protein MSAPRLRRVAVLVLDGAKPLDVGIPAQVFSTRGSMPYEVRVCGAAPGLVAGGDGLSYHVAHGLEALEWAESVFVPGYRHPDRDDPPPAVVDALCAAHARGARLAAISTGAFALAATGLLDGRRATTHWHYTRALAAKYPKVRVDENVLFVDEGRMLTSAGAASGIDLCLHVLRGDLGVAASNHTARRLVAAPYRSGGQAQYVPRSLPEPVGERFAATREWALHRLDGPLTVRTLARHAAVSPRTFSRRFVEDTGYTPMQWVLRARVDLARELLERSGHSVERIAAETGLGTGANLRAHFQQILGTTPSEYRRTFAKGE; this is encoded by the coding sequence ATGTCAGCTCCTCGTCTGCGCCGGGTGGCCGTGCTGGTCCTGGACGGCGCCAAGCCGCTCGACGTCGGGATCCCGGCGCAGGTGTTCTCCACCCGCGGCAGCATGCCGTACGAGGTGCGGGTGTGCGGTGCGGCGCCCGGGCTGGTCGCGGGCGGGGACGGCCTGTCGTACCACGTGGCGCACGGGCTGGAGGCGCTGGAGTGGGCCGAGTCGGTGTTCGTGCCCGGCTACCGGCACCCCGACCGGGACGACCCGCCGCCCGCCGTGGTCGACGCGCTGTGCGCCGCGCACGCGCGCGGCGCCCGGCTGGCCGCGATCTCCACCGGGGCGTTCGCGCTGGCCGCGACCGGCCTGCTGGACGGGCGCCGGGCCACCACGCACTGGCACTACACCCGGGCGCTGGCCGCCAAGTACCCGAAGGTGCGGGTCGACGAGAACGTGCTGTTCGTCGACGAGGGCCGGATGCTGACCTCGGCGGGCGCCGCGTCCGGCATCGACCTGTGCCTGCACGTGCTGCGCGGCGACCTCGGGGTGGCCGCGTCCAACCACACCGCGCGCCGGCTGGTCGCCGCGCCCTACCGCAGCGGCGGCCAGGCGCAGTACGTGCCGCGCAGCCTGCCCGAGCCGGTCGGCGAGCGGTTCGCGGCCACCCGGGAGTGGGCGCTGCACCGGCTGGACGGGCCGCTCACGGTGCGCACGCTCGCCCGGCACGCCGCCGTCTCGCCGCGCACCTTCTCCCGGCGGTTCGTCGAGGACACCGGCTACACGCCGATGCAGTGGGTGCTGCGGGCCCGCGTCGACCTGGCCCGGGAGCTGCTGGAACGCTCCGGGCACAGCGTCGAGCGGATCGCCGCCGAGACCGGCCTGGGCACCGGCGCCAACCTGCGCGCGCACTTCCAGCAGATCCTCGGGACCACGCCCAGCGAGTACCGCAGGACCTTCGCGAAGGGCGAGTAG
- a CDS encoding DinB family protein, giving the protein MSTQTPQAVESTETVEAVETAEGQYPASTVEGPTPEHSDLVAQLRASRHFLKFTARGLDDEQAARRTTVSELTVGGLIKHVTSVERAWSAFIAVGPAAMPDFHAMSEADFEERVKEFRLLPGETLLGVLTAYEAVARGTDELLLGLADLNASHPLPSAPWFEPGARWSARRTVLQIIAETAQHAGHADIIRESLDGQKSMG; this is encoded by the coding sequence ATGAGCACCCAGACCCCGCAGGCCGTCGAGAGCACCGAGACCGTCGAGGCCGTCGAGACCGCCGAGGGCCAGTACCCCGCCTCCACCGTCGAGGGCCCGACCCCCGAGCACTCCGACCTGGTCGCGCAGCTCCGCGCGTCCCGGCACTTCCTGAAGTTCACCGCCCGCGGCCTGGACGACGAGCAGGCCGCCCGCCGCACCACCGTCAGCGAGCTGACCGTCGGCGGCCTGATCAAGCACGTCACCTCGGTGGAGCGGGCCTGGTCGGCGTTCATCGCGGTCGGCCCGGCGGCGATGCCCGACTTCCACGCGATGAGCGAGGCCGACTTCGAGGAGCGGGTGAAGGAGTTCCGGCTGCTGCCCGGCGAGACCCTGCTCGGCGTGCTCACCGCGTACGAGGCGGTGGCCCGCGGCACCGACGAGCTGCTGCTCGGCCTGGCCGACCTGAACGCCTCGCACCCGCTGCCGTCCGCGCCGTGGTTCGAGCCCGGCGCGCGCTGGTCGGCCCGGCGCACCGTGCTGCAGATCATCGCCGAGACCGCCCAGCACGCCGGGCACGCCGACATCATCCGGGAGTCCCTGGACGGGCAGAAGAGCATGGGCTGA
- a CDS encoding helix-turn-helix transcriptional regulator, whose translation MADTSARTLRLLTLLQSHRFWPGEELSARLGVSGRTLRRDVDRLRELGYPVEARRGVDGGYQLAAGAALPPLVIDDEEAVALAVGLQAAADGPVEGIAEASVRALAKVVQVMPARLRRRIEALRAVTVPARWGGDGAARIDPDTLTAVALACRDAERLRFRYAAADGTATERHAEPHGLVRIGPRWYLVAYDLTRQDWRTFRLDRLGSPEPTGARFLPRALPATDAAEFVRNGMRNLPSSYRVEVLVDAPAAHVRKRIGNWSEVEETADGRSRVLMRADALEWPAMALGSLDADFRVVSPPELSALLAAWGERFTRCADPNERAESAR comes from the coding sequence ATGGCCGACACCAGCGCCCGCACCCTGCGCCTGCTCACCCTGCTCCAGTCCCACCGCTTCTGGCCCGGCGAGGAGCTCTCCGCCCGGCTCGGCGTCTCCGGCCGCACCCTGCGCCGGGACGTCGACCGGCTGCGCGAGCTCGGCTACCCCGTCGAGGCCCGGCGCGGCGTGGACGGCGGCTACCAGCTGGCCGCCGGGGCCGCGCTGCCCCCGCTGGTGATCGACGACGAGGAGGCCGTCGCGCTGGCCGTCGGCCTGCAGGCGGCGGCGGACGGCCCGGTGGAGGGCATCGCGGAGGCGTCCGTGCGGGCGCTGGCCAAGGTCGTCCAGGTGATGCCGGCCCGGCTGCGCCGCCGGATCGAGGCGCTGCGCGCCGTCACCGTCCCGGCCCGCTGGGGCGGCGACGGCGCCGCCCGGATCGACCCCGACACGCTGACCGCCGTCGCGCTGGCCTGCCGGGACGCCGAACGGCTGCGCTTCCGGTACGCGGCCGCCGACGGCACCGCCACCGAGCGGCACGCCGAACCGCACGGCCTGGTCCGGATCGGCCCGCGCTGGTACCTGGTCGCCTACGACCTCACCCGGCAGGACTGGCGGACCTTCCGGCTCGACCGGCTCGGCTCCCCCGAGCCGACCGGCGCCCGCTTCCTGCCCCGGGCCCTCCCGGCCACCGACGCCGCCGAGTTCGTCCGCAACGGGATGCGGAACCTGCCCAGCTCGTACCGGGTCGAGGTGCTGGTCGACGCACCCGCGGCGCACGTCCGCAAGCGGATCGGCAACTGGTCCGAGGTCGAGGAGACCGCCGACGGCCGCAGCCGGGTCCTGATGCGGGCCGACGCGCTGGAGTGGCCCGCGATGGCGCTGGGCTCGCTGGACGCCGACTTCCGGGTCGTCTCCCCGCCCGAGCTGTCCGCGCTGCTCGCCGCCTGGGGCGAGCGCTTCACCCGCTGCGCGGATCCGAACGAGCGGGCAGAATCGGCACGGTGA
- a CDS encoding MerR family transcriptional regulator produces MTTEQLLTPAEAAERSGFSLDTLRYYERIGLLTSITRASSGHRRFSPDDIGWLGILRCLRDTGMPIADMRRYAELARAEGPESLIGRIDLLERHDTAVNDQIALLERQRAHLRDKIDYYRSVLPTD; encoded by the coding sequence GTGACGACCGAACAGCTGCTCACTCCCGCCGAGGCCGCCGAACGCTCGGGGTTCAGCCTGGACACCCTGCGCTACTACGAGCGGATCGGCCTGCTCACCTCGATCACCCGCGCCTCCAGCGGCCACCGCCGGTTCAGCCCCGACGACATCGGCTGGCTCGGCATCCTGCGCTGCCTGCGCGACACCGGCATGCCGATCGCCGACATGCGCCGCTACGCCGAACTCGCCCGCGCCGAGGGCCCGGAGAGCCTGATCGGCCGGATCGACCTGCTGGAGCGCCACGACACCGCCGTCAACGACCAGATCGCCCTGCTGGAACGCCAGCGCGCCCACCTCCGCGACAAGATCGACTACTACCGCAGCGTCCTGCCCACCGACTGA
- a CDS encoding TetR/AcrR family transcriptional regulator encodes MVAEPDARVPRADARRNRERLLEVGAHLLAEQGAGASLRDVARRAGVGLGTLYRHFPTREALLEALLARRFGQLTELGGELAAAGGDPEAALVDWLREFCAGAGAYQGLPEALVATLRDPASPLHASCAAMREAGGGLLAAAQRTGRIRADVTGTDLFALVSAVSWIGGQAPALAERREHLFGVVVDGLRA; translated from the coding sequence ATGGTTGCTGAACCGGACGCCCGGGTGCCGCGGGCGGACGCCCGCCGCAACCGGGAACGGCTGCTGGAGGTCGGCGCGCACCTGCTCGCCGAGCAGGGCGCCGGGGCCTCGCTGCGGGACGTCGCCCGGCGGGCCGGGGTCGGACTGGGCACGCTCTACCGGCACTTCCCCACCCGGGAGGCGCTGCTGGAGGCGCTGCTCGCCCGGCGCTTCGGGCAACTCACCGAACTGGGAGGAGAGTTGGCTGCCGCCGGGGGCGATCCCGAGGCGGCCCTGGTCGACTGGCTGCGGGAGTTCTGCGCCGGCGCGGGCGCCTACCAGGGCCTGCCCGAGGCACTGGTGGCGACCCTGCGCGACCCGGCCTCGCCGCTGCACGCGAGCTGCGCGGCGATGCGGGAGGCCGGGGGCGGGCTGCTCGCGGCGGCCCAGCGGACCGGGCGGATCCGGGCCGACGTCACCGGCACCGACCTGTTCGCGCTGGTCAGCGCGGTGAGCTGGATCGGCGGGCAGGCCCCGGCGCTGGCCGAGCGGCGGGAGCACCTGTTCGGGGTGGTGGTGGACGGGCTGCGGGCCTGA
- a CDS encoding NADP-dependent oxidoreductase — MTTDTMWAVRLHTFGTPDVLVRERVPRPAPGPGEALVRVHAAGVNPPDWYARSGFGNIPAELRPALPLPMIPGSDVSGTVAAAGPGSIWEVGDRVHGMIRFPGWGSGYAEYATAPDAHLARLPDALDHLTGAALPMAGLTAYQYLRRLRPAPGTTTVVNGAAGGVGHLALQLLRAGGAGRVVAVASGGHESFLRDLGADHFVDYTAGPAADAVHDADLLFDTVGGPDAHLLLPVLRRGGRVAPVFLGDYRTEHAVGELGLVFDDRMWQVRSSGPDLAELAALVAAGTVRVAVTGVFPLAEAAAAHRRAEQGHLRGKLVLRVAD, encoded by the coding sequence ATGACCACCGACACCATGTGGGCGGTACGCCTGCACACCTTCGGCACACCCGACGTGCTGGTCCGCGAACGGGTCCCGCGCCCGGCGCCCGGCCCCGGCGAGGCGTTGGTCCGGGTGCACGCGGCGGGCGTCAACCCGCCCGACTGGTACGCCCGGAGCGGCTTCGGCAACATCCCGGCCGAGCTCCGGCCGGCCCTCCCGCTGCCGATGATCCCGGGCAGCGACGTCTCCGGCACCGTCGCGGCCGCCGGCCCGGGCTCGATCTGGGAGGTCGGCGACCGCGTCCACGGCATGATCCGCTTCCCCGGCTGGGGATCCGGCTACGCCGAGTACGCGACCGCCCCGGACGCCCACCTGGCCCGGCTGCCCGACGCCCTGGACCACCTCACCGGCGCCGCCCTCCCGATGGCCGGCCTGACCGCCTACCAGTACCTGCGCCGGCTGCGCCCGGCCCCCGGCACCACCACCGTGGTCAACGGCGCGGCCGGCGGCGTCGGCCACCTCGCCCTGCAACTGCTCAGGGCGGGCGGCGCCGGCCGGGTGGTCGCGGTCGCCTCCGGCGGGCACGAGTCCTTCCTGCGCGACCTGGGCGCCGACCACTTCGTCGACTACACCGCCGGCCCGGCCGCCGACGCCGTCCACGACGCCGACCTGCTGTTCGACACCGTCGGCGGCCCGGACGCCCACCTGCTGCTCCCCGTCCTGCGCCGGGGCGGCCGGGTCGCCCCGGTCTTCCTCGGCGACTACCGCACCGAGCACGCCGTCGGCGAGCTCGGCCTGGTCTTCGACGACCGGATGTGGCAGGTCCGTTCGAGCGGCCCCGACCTCGCCGAGCTGGCCGCCCTGGTCGCCGCCGGCACCGTCCGGGTCGCGGTCACCGGCGTCTTCCCGCTCGCCGAGGCCGCCGCCGCCCACCGCCGGGCCGAACAGGGCCACCTGCGCGGCAAGCTGGTCCTGCGCGTCGCCGACTGA
- a CDS encoding alkyl sulfatase C-terminal domain-containing protein gives MQPARFATASADTVLAMPVDILFDFAAVHLAGDRAATADLRIGFRITDLDETWTMWVRHGVLNARKGASGTAGLTVAGPRAGLAGVLLGQDVPGAAAEGDGRLLEEYRALLDAFDPDFPVVTP, from the coding sequence GTGCAGCCCGCCCGGTTCGCCACCGCCAGCGCGGACACCGTGCTCGCCATGCCGGTGGACATCCTGTTCGACTTCGCCGCCGTGCACCTGGCCGGCGACCGGGCCGCCACCGCCGACCTGCGGATCGGCTTCCGGATCACCGACCTGGACGAGACCTGGACGATGTGGGTCCGCCACGGCGTCCTGAACGCCCGGAAGGGGGCGTCCGGGACGGCCGGGCTGACGGTGGCCGGTCCGAGGGCGGGGCTGGCCGGGGTGCTGCTCGGGCAGGACGTGCCGGGGGCGGCGGCGGAGGGCGACGGGCGGCTGCTGGAGGAGTACCGGGCGCTGCTGGACGCGTTCGACCCGGACTTCCCGGTGGTGACGCCGTAG
- a CDS encoding DinB family protein, giving the protein MATSLPGPTGERADLVAALDKQRGFLRYTARGLTDEQAQLRTTVSELTLGGLIKHVAGVEERWLRFAVGGAEAMRAEGAPDDADAWAEQFRMLDGETLDVLLERYRAVAEHTDGLLATLDLDAEHALPAAPWFEPGARWSVRRVVLHVVAETAQHAGHADIIRESLDGQRTMG; this is encoded by the coding sequence ATGGCGACTTCGCTTCCCGGCCCCACCGGCGAACGCGCCGACCTGGTGGCCGCGTTGGACAAGCAGCGCGGGTTCTTGCGGTACACCGCGCGCGGACTCACCGACGAGCAGGCCCAACTGCGGACCACTGTCAGTGAGTTGACCCTCGGTGGGCTGATCAAGCACGTCGCCGGGGTGGAGGAGCGCTGGCTGCGGTTCGCCGTCGGCGGCGCCGAGGCGATGCGCGCGGAGGGCGCGCCGGACGACGCGGACGCCTGGGCCGAGCAGTTCCGGATGCTCGACGGCGAGACCCTGGACGTCCTGCTAGAGCGCTACCGGGCCGTCGCCGAACACACCGACGGCCTGCTCGCCACCCTCGACCTGGACGCCGAGCACGCGCTGCCGGCCGCGCCCTGGTTCGAGCCCGGCGCGCGGTGGAGCGTGCGCCGGGTGGTGCTGCACGTCGTCGCGGAGACCGCGCAGCACGCCGGGCACGCCGACATCATCCGGGAGTCCCTGGACGGGCAGCGGACGATGGGCTGA
- a CDS encoding TolB-like translocation protein, with product MSAHARLRRSAAVALVSAITAGTALLLTACDPSTDTGTDHTGTPTPAATPSAPAVPSATPSTPATTTPTTSATATPTASTPSATPSTPATTTPTASATPTQTQARPQTPALNLTKGTGLTISNGTRYVIMDGKSVDFGTIVRDLAWSPDGKHAAFIDGNGNLQTADPDGTHKTLVAKAPTGTTWSHPTWQVFVPNADDQRMLLKPKNNLQFTANDHGTLRLLTIPATGATNPTELSLGQYAGEDEKPNPTTGNQWANVAGRVGTSVYANKDDGQVYIRDEYLRQNGGPIAKGSQPDLSDDNHELVFVRSVNGHDHLFTQDQNTNANAVDLTPNATVDYTQPAFSPDGKTIAFRGPDGTYTIPTKGGTPTKVSDTTGLPAYRG from the coding sequence ATGTCCGCGCACGCCCGCCTCCGCCGCTCCGCCGCCGTCGCCCTCGTCTCCGCGATCACCGCCGGCACCGCCCTCCTCCTCACCGCCTGCGACCCCTCCACCGACACCGGCACCGACCACACCGGCACCCCCACCCCGGCCGCGACCCCGAGCGCCCCGGCCGTGCCGTCCGCGACCCCGAGCACCCCGGCCACCACCACGCCGACCACCTCCGCCACCGCCACGCCGACCGCCTCCACCCCGTCCGCGACCCCGAGCACCCCGGCCACCACCACGCCGACCGCCTCCGCCACGCCCACCCAGACCCAGGCCCGCCCGCAGACCCCCGCCCTCAACCTCACCAAGGGCACCGGCCTGACCATCAGCAACGGCACCCGCTACGTCATCATGGACGGCAAGAGCGTCGACTTCGGCACCATCGTCCGCGACCTGGCCTGGTCCCCCGACGGCAAGCACGCCGCCTTCATCGACGGCAACGGCAACCTCCAGACCGCCGACCCGGACGGCACCCACAAGACCCTCGTCGCCAAGGCCCCCACCGGCACCACCTGGTCCCACCCCACCTGGCAGGTCTTCGTCCCCAACGCCGACGACCAGCGGATGCTCCTCAAGCCCAAGAACAACCTCCAGTTCACCGCCAACGACCACGGCACCCTGCGCCTGCTCACCATCCCCGCCACCGGCGCCACCAACCCCACCGAACTCTCCCTGGGCCAGTACGCCGGCGAAGACGAGAAGCCCAACCCGACCACCGGCAACCAGTGGGCGAACGTCGCCGGCCGCGTCGGCACCTCGGTCTACGCCAACAAGGACGACGGCCAGGTCTACATCCGCGACGAATACCTGCGACAGAACGGCGGCCCGATCGCCAAGGGCTCCCAGCCCGACCTGTCCGACGACAACCACGAACTCGTCTTCGTCCGCTCCGTCAACGGCCACGACCACCTCTTCACCCAGGACCAGAACACCAACGCCAACGCCGTCGACCTCACCCCGAACGCCACCGTCGACTACACCCAGCCCGCCTTCTCCCCCGACGGCAAGACCATCGCCTTCCGCGGCCCCGACGGCACCTACACCATCCCCACCAAGGGCGGCACCCCCACCAAGGTCTCCGACACCACCGGCCTCCCCGCCTACCGCGGCTAA